The Crassostrea angulata isolate pt1a10 unplaced genomic scaffold, ASM2561291v2 HiC_scaffold_265, whole genome shotgun sequence genome has a window encoding:
- the LOC128169964 gene encoding uncharacterized protein LOC128169964, whose amino-acid sequence MPVRHITLFPNDNASLRNVRGFLKKHVRLTEYSKSELMTFSNSLGFQLFYERGWECWIALIPMHQMHSVALSIQQVRQQALATFLQLRENFKNTQMALALRGEARRTLEKNDINDVRKMFILPDDCYAILDALQASLNQLTQTGLLRPIIFCFRFGEKMTCGLSLSDFNTQFTSRTTIHVAANILSDSEEVDLLWSTAGLQQIIGHRGTLCTCLSFKDCANYQSNLDGRPMDIKTCLRTICRFPHEVQFVQLYADIPHRQPNCRYHPVSGCIVGGMCFPRSTAEAFLRDADHYISTLQSNWTLLRRSTCRIEFVVSQDSVADHINAMDFINLTNLEVLLETVPLLVPFPLHILTCIRHLGLWICKELKELLNEYKKTGNVRATWQSYQLELASEKLLWGKPLCGRSTSYSINLGPGALGPSRSSTDHYGFLSLEVYSTCMQNEYSIPPQEIWTTSEVISKMIKRSVGLHDHLDGSYGVIGRHLVVALLHDLHETGKAASYVLFEDFVREIKSCKTTFKTVGAVTIRSLVKLLTTNRRTNSQMVFPSLYLLLDKSNISVAEVIKAGILELDLKHFPAVTTYDRHGNMTLTWSFNDKFWTVVYDKRSTDITENTLVTISDLVRGELEKRGLIYPSKIKKTPKILPWLTMCLRRLQKENMDMEQLVITMTYISCIALLMQGQYVEYDRLALLTIDLPVDKNKLIALEILSKLQLASFRFRNLQLNRLHFTIPHKLEMLTGAEKKSTKKGETKQSEEVTTNDNKVEELPPKYVDHDNADDDPILFDKDIGHRRTSTCFPISTSLKAPWSAQELEFLHAQRTK is encoded by the exons ATGCCCGTGAGACATATCACACTGTTTCCAAATGATAATGCAAGTCTACGGAACGTTAGAGGCTTTTTGAAAAAGCACGTCAGATTAACAGAATACAGTAAAAGCGAACTTATGACCTTCTCAAACAGCTTAGGGTTCCAGCTATTTTATGAAAGAGGGTGGGAATGTTGGATAGCTTTAATTCCTATGCACCAGATGCATTCAGTTGCATTATCCATTCAGCAAGTGAGACAACAAGCCCTCGCCACATTTCTTCAGCTgagagagaattttaaaaatacacaaatggCTCTTGCTTTGCGTGGAGAGGCTAGAAGAACTCTCGAAAAGAATGACATAAATGACGTtcgaaaaatgttcattttacctGACGATTGTTATGCAATACTCGATGCTTTGCAAGCATCTTTAAACCAACTGACCCAAACTGGACTTTTGAGACCAATCATATTTTGCTTCCGCTTTGGTGAAAAAATGACCTGTGGATTATCATTGTCAGATTTTAATACCCAATTTACATCGCGTACAACTATCCATGTTGCTGCAAACATACTGTCAGACTCTGAAGAAGTTGATCTTCTTTGGTCTACTGCGGGATTGCAACAAATCATCGGCCACAGAGGAACACTTTGTACATGCTTATCATTCAAAGACTGTGCCAACTATCAGAGCAATCTAGATGGAAGACCAATGGATATCAAAACTTGTTTGCGGACGATTTGTCGTTTTCCACACGAGGTGCAGTTTGTTCAACTTTACGCTGACATTCCACATCGTCAACCCAATTGTCGATATCATCCAGTGTCGGGTTGCATTGTTGGAGGTATGTGTTTCCCACGATCGACAGCAGAGGCATTCCTACGCGACGCTGATCATTATATATCTACATTGCAAAGCAACTGGACATTACTAAGGAGAAGTACATGTAGGATTGAATTTGTTGTTTCGCAGGATTCAGTTGCTGACCATATAAATGCTatggattttattaatttaaccaATCTAGAAGTACTTTTAGAAACTGTACCTCTGTTGGTGCCTTTTCCTTTGCATATTCTAACATGCATTCGACATTTGGGTTTATGGATTTGCAAGGAACTTAAAGAATTATTGAACGAGtataaaaaaacaggaaatgtgcGTGCCACCTGGCAATCCTATCAGTTGGAACTAGCCTCCGAAAAACTTTTGTGGGGAAAGCCACTTTGTGGAAGGAGTACATCTTACTCTATCAATCTAGGACCAGGAGCTCTTGGTCCCAGTAGAAGTTCAACTGACCACTATGGATTTCTATCTTTAGAAGTGTACTCAACCTGTATGCAAAACGAATATAGCATTCCCCCACAAGAAATATGGACAACATCTGAGGTCATATCTAAGATGATAAAACGGTCAGTGGGATTGCACGATCACTTGGATGGCAGCTATGGAGTCATTGGTCGACATTTGGTTGTTGCCTTACTACATGACCTGCACGAAACTGGCAAGGCTGCCAGTTACGTTCTTTTTGAAGATTTCGTACGAGAGATAAAATCTTGCAAGACAACATTTAAGACAGTCGGTGCTGTAACAATTAGATCGCTGGTCAAACTGTTAACAACAAACAGAAGAACAAATTCCCAAATGGTTTTCCCCAGCTTGTACCTGCTCTTGGATAAAAGTAATATATCAGTGGCAGAAGTCATAAAAGCTGGTATTCTTGAACTTGACCTTAAACATTTTCCAGCTGTTACAACATATGACAGGCATGGGAATATGACACTGACTTGgtcatttaatgataaattctGGACGGTTGTATATGACAAACGTTCTacagatatcacagaaaacacACTTGTCACAATATCAGATTTAGTAAGAGGTGAATTGGAAAAACGGGGGCTAATATACCCAAGTAAGATTAAGAAAACCCCAAAGATTCTTCCTTGGTTAACAATGTGCCTTCGAAGGCTCCAGAAAGAAAATATGGATATGGAACAATTAGTAATAACAATGACGTATATCAGCTGTATTGCACTTTTGATGCAGGGCCAATATGTCGAATATGACAGGTTAGCTTTACTGACGATCGACCTACCGGTAGATAAAAACAAACTGATCGCCTTGGAGATTTTGTCAAAGTTGCAATTGGCCAGCTTTAGATTTCGCAATTTGCAGTTAAATCGCTTGCACTTCACCATCCCACATAAACTTGAAATGTTGACAGGTGCAGAAAAGAAAAGTACGAAGAAGGGAGAAACAAAGCAATCAGAAGAGGTTACTACCAATGACAATAAAGTCGAAGAACTCCCCCCAAAATACGTCGATCATGACAATGCTGACGATGACCCTATTCTATTTGATAAAGACATCGGACATCGAAGAACTTCCACTTGCTTCCCGATTTCTACATCCTTGAAAGCTCCCTGGTCAGCCCAAGAGTTGGAATTCCTGCATGCTCAAAG GACAAAGTAA